AGGTATGGAGAAGTTCAAGGGAGTCCCCCTCTTTGTCGTTGTGGATGTGAGGCCATACTAGGCATAACGTGGACTATATACAATTCGAGGAGAAGGTTCTATGGCTGCCCAAGATACAAGGTTTGTTGTTTCAATTATTTTTCTTGATTATGATTGGCTTAAACTTCTCTAACTCTGTATTTTATTTacagagaaatgagagagacGGTTGTGGCTTTATTCATTGGATAGACCCTCCTAGTGGTGAAAGACATAATTATGATAATGGGTTGTTTAAAAGAGTAGAGGAGATCGAAGGTAATCTTTTGCAACAACAGATTTTGGTTGAGAAAAGAGAAGAACAAGTTGGAAAAATTTTGATGTTGATGGAGGATGTCAAAACTGGTCTCTGTATTTTTGTTGTACTTTTATCTTTTGTTTTGTACTTGACAT
The genomic region above belongs to Humulus lupulus chromosome 1, drHumLupu1.1, whole genome shotgun sequence and contains:
- the LOC133815003 gene encoding uncharacterized protein LOC133815003 — translated: MAYSRTKRYGEVQGSPPLCRCGCEAILGITWTIYNSRRRFYGCPRYKRNERDGCGFIHWIDPPSGERHNYDNGLFKRVEEIEGNLLQQQILVEKREEQVGKILMLMEDVKTGLCIFVVLLSFVLYLTLW